The nucleotide sequence AGCCGATTCCGCACGTTCAGCGATGCGTGACATCGTTTGTACCGATTCAACAGGATAACGACCAGCCGCTGTTTCACCTGATAACATAATAGCGTCTGTTCCGTCGAAGATCGCATTTGCAACGTCGGAAGCTTCTGCGCGAGTCGGGCGCGGGTTCCGTTGCATCGAATCCAACATTTGTGTTGCTGTAATAACCGGCTTACCCGCACGATTACATTTCTCAATCATCATCTTCTGTACGAGTGGAACTTCCTCTGCAGGAATTTCTACACCGAGGTCACCACGAGCAACCATAAGACCGTCGGATACTTCAAGAATTTCATCTAGATTATCTACACCTTGTTGGTTTTCGATTTTTGAGATGATTTGAATATGACGAGCATCATGACGCTCCAACAATTCGCGAATTTCTAATACATCGCTTGCACGACGTACGAACGATGCAGCGATGAAATCTACGCCCATCTCGATCCCAAACTTAATGTCGCTGATGTCTTTTTCTGTCAACCCCGGCATTGAAATTGCAACACCCGGTACGTTAACACCCTTCTTGCTCTTAATCGGGCCGTTATTAATTATTTCACACTTTATTTCTGTGCCTTGAATGTCGACAACCGTCATTCCAATCAAACCATCGTCGATGAGCACTGTAGCTCCAACGGTAAGGTCGTTTGGCAGATCAGCATAAGTAACAGGAACACGGTTTTTATCACCAAGAATATCTTCCGTCGTCAGTGTAATAAACTCACCTTGTACGAGCTCAATTGGCTCATCTTTGAGTTTGCCTAGACGGATTTCAGGACCTTTGGTGTCGAGTAGAATCGCCACCGTTTTGTTGAGCTCTTGCGAAGCTTGGCGGATCGTCTTCATCCGATTGCCATGCTCCTCGAAATCACCGTGCGAGAAGTTGAGTCGAGCGACGTTCATTCCGGCTTCAATTAGCTTCTTCGTATTGTCTAACGATTCGCTAGAAGGACCGATTGTACAGACGA is from Candidatus Cohnella colombiensis and encodes:
- the pyk gene encoding pyruvate kinase → MRKTKIVCTIGPSSESLDNTKKLIEAGMNVARLNFSHGDFEEHGNRMKTIRQASQELNKTVAILLDTKGPEIRLGKLKDEPIELVQGEFITLTTEDILGDKNRVPVTYADLPNDLTVGATVLIDDGLIGMTVVDIQGTEIKCEIINNGPIKSKKGVNVPGVAISMPGLTEKDISDIKFGIEMGVDFIAASFVRRASDVLEIRELLERHDARHIQIISKIENQQGVDNLDEILEVSDGLMVARGDLGVEIPAEEVPLVQKMMIEKCNRAGKPVITATQMLDSMQRNPRPTRAEASDVANAIFDGTDAIMLSGETAAGRYPVESVQTMSRIAERAESALHYREIFTKQANAQQNSVTEAISQAVANSALDLEANAIVTSTESGYTARMVSKYRPKSPVIAVTPIDSVMRRLQLVWGVTPVKGKMADTTDEMFDIAVQGAIESGIVRLGDTIVITAGVPVGRSGTTNLIKIHNVGELIAKGQGIGSLSATGKVISARTPEEAISKMTPGAILVAPSTDKEYMPAFEKAAAVITECGGITCHAAVVGLNLGIPVIVGVSNALELLKDDTEITIYAEHGVIYSGQAKVL